The following coding sequences are from one Lycium ferocissimum isolate CSIRO_LF1 chromosome 3, AGI_CSIRO_Lferr_CH_V1, whole genome shotgun sequence window:
- the LOC132050083 gene encoding uncharacterized protein LOC132050083 isoform X4, which produces MAWTTLKRTLMTRMMMEFISSMDPLHGFFIIGSMNHQVNDPSELGKDDPKHKVDDVVLETDSILKESEQGDAMKQQRSTDSRTTSPPENLGFINAAKKELDPEGHLKTWVSKKRRWKPNFLNKPEEGYDHAWLSGERRSKGCILLKGCGKDTKKGAITKKEVSQPTLVASEEFAVLEALEEKHEKDDKKNVPARYRDKRRRSSFEESGAEVNQTALGSVFSITKESNFAKTSEEQCKRKNSPSQKETSSRAAGDPSVSIWAA; this is translated from the exons ATGGCATGGACAACATTGAAGAGAACGCTGATGACGAGGATGATGATGGAATTCATTTCCAGCATGGATCCTCTTCATGGATTCTTCATAATTGGTTCAATGAATCACCAAGTT AATGACCCTAGTGAACTAGGGAAAGATGATCCCAAGCATAAGGTCGATGACGTCGTTCTAGAGACGGActcaattttaaaagaatcgGAACAAGGAGATGCAATGAAGCAACAGAGAAGTACAGATTCAAGGACCACTTCGCCACCTGAAAACTTGGGTTTCATAAATGCAGCAAAAAAAGAACTAGATCCAGAAGGCCACTTGAAAACTTGGGTTTCAAAGAAAAGACGTTGGAAACCTAATTTTTTGAATAAACCGGAGGAAGGATATGATCATGCTTGGTTAAGTGGAGAAAGGAGATCAAAAGGTTGTATTCTCTTGAAGGGTTGCGGGAAAGATACTAAAAAGGGAGCTATAACCAAGAAGGAAGTCTCACAACCTACATTGGTTGCTTCAGAAGAATTTGCTGTCTTGGAGGCATTAGAAGAGAAACATGAAAAAGACGACAAGAAAAATGTACCTGCCAGATATCGTGATAAAAGACGACGGTCATCATTTGAGGAATCAGGAGCTGAGGTAAATCAAACA GCATTGGGCTCTGTCTTCTCAATCACCAAAGAAAGCAACTTTGCCAAAACCTCTGAAGAACaatgtaaaagaaagaactCGCCATCACAAAAAGAG ACGTCGTCGAGGGCGGCAGGCGATCCATCGGTGAGCATATGGGCAGCATAA